The genome window CTTGCCGGTCGTTCGATTTCGCAGTCTTTATTCTCAGTTTTTGAGCATCAAAATTTAATTCTCACTTCGTACATCAACGGAGTAAATGTCAATAATTATTACGGAATATTTTGCACCTTCGGGTATCCATCGCAAGTGAATGTTGGTTCTGTTTTTTCAGAAGAGCAATCTCGGTTGAAATTTCGTTATGCATCTTCGCCCGGGGGAACAGGATTTATTGATTGGGTGGAAATATTTTATCAACGAAAATTGCAGGCGCATAATAATATTTTTCAGTTTCACGCATTCGATACATCGGCAATCATTGAATATGCTGTTGGGAATTTTTCCTCCAACGCAGTTATGGGATTTGACGTAACAGATTTTTCTAATGTACGACGTGTTACTCCTTTGCAAATTGCAAATGGAACATTCACATTCCAAACACAACAGAGTATTGGCGCGATATCGGAATTTCTTCTTTACGAAACAAGTGAATTCAAATCGCTTACACAATTTCAGCGTATTTCAAATCAGAATTTGCATGGCGATACAACTGCAATTGAATATGTACTAGTTACACATTTAGAATTTCTTGACCAAGCAACTCGGTTGAAAAATTTCCGTCGCAACATTGCAAAGAACAAACTCAACGCAGTTGTAGTAACGACACAACAAATCTACAATGAATTTTCTTCCGGGATGGAAGATGCAGGAGCAGTTCGAAATTATATCAAATATCTGTACGAAACGGCAGTTGCATCGCAACGCCCAAAATATTTGTTACTCTTTGGCGATGGAGATTTCGATTACAAGCGTGTAACAACAACGGGAACAAATTTCATTCTTCCCTGGGAAACAATGGATTCTTTCGGAAGTCCGATTGATTCATATTCGAGTGACGATTTTTTTGGAGCATTCGTTACACCATTGGATGTTGACATTGCAGTAGGAAGACTTAATGTCAGAACGAAAGAAGAAGCAAAAATCGTTGTAGATAAAATCATAGAATATGAAACAAATGAAATTCGCGATGCATGGAATACAAGAATAATTTTTGTTGCCGATGATTTTAAGCAGGAAGGAACGTTACATAATGATCAAGCGGATGATTTGGCGCAATATTACACGCCAAATCTTTTTGATAAAGTGAAGATTTATTCTGCCGAATTTTCAACGGTTGCTTCGTCATTAGGGAGAAGAAAGCCTACTGCAAATGATGCAATAATTACCGAATGGAATAATGGCGCGCTTGTCATCAATTTTACTGGACATGGAAATCCGCGCGTTTGGACACACGAACAAATATTTACGCGCGAAACAACAATTCCTTTATTATCCAACAAAGGTAAATATCCGTTTGTTGTTGCGGCAACTTGCAACTTTGGACAATTTGACAACATCGGTGCACAAAGCAGCGCAGAGATTTTAGTGAATAAAAAAGAGAGCGGAGCAATAGCAGTGTTCGCTGCAACTCGTGCAGTATATGCGTTTTCCAATGCAGTATTGAATCAAACGTTATATCAAAAAATGTTTGATGAAGGCACGAATGGAAAACTCAAATATAAACGCTTTGGAGATGCTGTGTATGCTGCAAAATTTGCATTGAAAAGCACAACATGGCAAGATGAAAACCAAAACAGATTTTTTCTGATGGGAGATCCGGCGCTTACAATCGGTTTTCCACAATCGTACGGTCAGTTTGATAGTATTAGTACTACTTCTAAAAAAAATACTAATCCTCCACTCTTAAAAGCATTGTCGAAACCGCTTATACACATTGGAGTGAAAGATAGTGCTGGGGTGCTCAATAGTCAGTTTTCCGGAAGTGGTTTATTATCGCTTTACGATGCATATAGAAAGATGATTATAGTGGACGAGGGTCCTGATACTTCAACTGTTGCATATAGTTATATAAAAAAAGGAAGTTTGTTATTCAATGGTACTATTTCTGTGCAAAACGGTGTATCAACAGTGCGATGTATAATTCCCAAAGATATTACCTATGACACGTCAATGAATGCGCGTATTACACTTTACTTTTGGAATCAAGTGATAGATGGTTTTGGTATTACAGAATTTGTGCGTGTTGGAGAAACTGAACCTACTGCAATTGCTGATAATCAAGGACCTTCCATAATCGGATATTTCAATACGACGTCGTTTCGGAGCGGAGATATTGTAAGCAATAATCCAACGCTCATTATTGAGTTATCTGATAGTAATGGTATCAATACGTCGGATGTTGGTATAGGACATCAATTAGAAGCAAGAATTGATAATGAGCCACAAAGTATCAATCTTTCTACATATTATCGAAGCGAAGTGAACGATTATACGCGCGGAAAAGTTACATACAAGTTTTCAAATATTAAAGAAGGAGAACATCAACTTACTATTCGTGCATGGGATACATACAATAACGCAGCGGACGCTATGATACAATTTCGTGTAAGAACAAATACTAAACTGTTTTTGGAAAATGTATATAATTATCCCAATCCTTTTTCAAAAGAAACATATTTTACGTTTCACCATAATCAATCGTCGCCTCTTGACATAGAAATAAAAATTTTTACAGTGGGTGGAAGGCAAATTCAATCGCTCAAGAGTAATAGTTACAGCAATAACTTTGTCAAAATTCGTTGGGATGGAAATGACAGTGATGGCGATGAAGTAGCAAATGGTTTATATCTCTTTAAAGTCATCGCAAAAACTACGGACAAAAAATTTTCAACCGAATCGTTAGGGAAACTTAGCATTATTCGGTAATTAACAAAAAAAGTATTATTTTTTACTACAAAAAATGGAAAAACTCTAATGTACAACCAATTAAGAAAACCTATAATAGAAATATTTACCCTCTTCGTTTTCGTAACACTTTATTCACCTACGATTTTTTCGCAAGGTGAATCAGCAGTTCCGTTTCTACTCATCTCACCAAATGCGCGAGCGAGCGGAATGGGCGAATCGGGCGGCGGCTTATCCGACGACGTATCCGCTATATATTGGAATCCTGCCGGTCTTGCGTTTCAAGACGGTGAAGAAATTAGCATAACTCATTCGAATTGGCTTCCCCAGTTTGGTTTTTCCGATTTGTTTTATGAATATGCAAATTACAAAGCATATGTTGAAGATTGGGGCGGTACTATCGCA of Ignavibacteria bacterium contains these proteins:
- the porU gene encoding type IX secretion system sortase PorU, yielding MISYSRKNISNSRKTITLLFAGIYFLFLNFTFSSVERKVSDVIVKESNAKVLIFEYRPQFLSNSTQQTENGTFDVVNVENTIRPKSLESGFPKILERAISFGVPSLENAKVEIVATDYEDVANINLVPIPLWEKGEDLPLAKYEAKSEFYSQNSFLPQQIFSTDETKKFGGIAKSTIHLSAYQYNPVSKKLRKFSRIVVRVEFPSPKFIANGKQVSENLKTNLINFDVAKNWTMNPQTKLKSTTRFNSVLATGNWWTIPIENDGMYKITGATLSANGIPRNSVSTIKIYNNGGQEIPEDPADVTDYGDLIENAILVVDNNNNGNFEDNDYIVFFGKGNKGWNYDTTTKTFSHYIHYYDETNTYFLTYGNMPGKRMDTIPLLSLQNAIVATSVVGKVFREEEKINVQQSGRQWLGELVNSGDEVEQSFSLPGYFAQSALRYNFSLAGRSISQSLFSVFEHQNLILTSYINGVNVNNYYGIFCTFGYPSQVNVGSVFSEEQSRLKFRYASSPGGTGFIDWVEIFYQRKLQAHNNIFQFHAFDTSAIIEYAVGNFSSNAVMGFDVTDFSNVRRVTPLQIANGTFTFQTQQSIGAISEFLLYETSEFKSLTQFQRISNQNLHGDTTAIEYVLVTHLEFLDQATRLKNFRRNIAKNKLNAVVVTTQQIYNEFSSGMEDAGAVRNYIKYLYETAVASQRPKYLLLFGDGDFDYKRVTTTGTNFILPWETMDSFGSPIDSYSSDDFFGAFVTPLDVDIAVGRLNVRTKEEAKIVVDKIIEYETNEIRDAWNTRIIFVADDFKQEGTLHNDQADDLAQYYTPNLFDKVKIYSAEFSTVASSLGRRKPTANDAIITEWNNGALVINFTGHGNPRVWTHEQIFTRETTIPLLSNKGKYPFVVAATCNFGQFDNIGAQSSAEILVNKKESGAIAVFAATRAVYAFSNAVLNQTLYQKMFDEGTNGKLKYKRFGDAVYAAKFALKSTTWQDENQNRFFLMGDPALTIGFPQSYGQFDSISTTSKKNTNPPLLKALSKPLIHIGVKDSAGVLNSQFSGSGLLSLYDAYRKMIIVDEGPDTSTVAYSYIKKGSLLFNGTISVQNGVSTVRCIIPKDITYDTSMNARITLYFWNQVIDGFGITEFVRVGETEPTAIADNQGPSIIGYFNTTSFRSGDIVSNNPTLIIELSDSNGINTSDVGIGHQLEARIDNEPQSINLSTYYRSEVNDYTRGKVTYKFSNIKEGEHQLTIRAWDTYNNAADAMIQFRVRTNTKLFLENVYNYPNPFSKETYFTFHHNQSSPLDIEIKIFTVGGRQIQSLKSNSYSNNFVKIRWDGNDSDGDEVANGLYLFKVIAKTTDKKFSTESLGKLSIIR